A single Vulpes lagopus strain Blue_001 chromosome 3, ASM1834538v1, whole genome shotgun sequence DNA region contains:
- the LOC121487487 gene encoding prosaposin isoform X3, with the protein MGEEVGLGTWAGCSASLRGGAVPLTSSGGVGGRRSRPTVSEAKGNEKRDLPALASPVLGLKECTRGSAVWCQNVKTAADCGALQHCLQTVWNKPTVKSLPCDICKDVITAAGDMLKDNATEQEILVYLEKTCDWLPSPNLSASCKEVVDSYLPVILDMIKGQMSHPGEVCSALNLCESLQKHLAELNHQKQLESNKIPELDVAEVVAPFMANIPLLLYPQDGPHSEPQPKAGGDVCQDCIQMITDIQTAVRTNSTFVEALVDHAKAQCDLLGPGMADMCKNYINQYSDIAVQMMMHMQPKEICGLVGFCEQAKEMPMQTLIPAKVVSENVIPALELVEPIKKDKIEEKTDVYCEMCEYVVKEVVKLIDNNRTEEEILNTLDKVCLKLPSSLSKECQEVVDTYGSSILSILLQEASPELVCRMLHLCSSQGLPVLPVRVIKPKDGGFCEVCKKLVNYLDHNLEKNSTKQEILAALEKGCSFLPDPYQKQCDQFVTEYEPVLIEILVEVMDPSFVCLKIGACPAARKPLLGTEKCVWGPSYWCQNMEAATQCNAVEHCKRHVWN; encoded by the exons CTCTAGCCAGCCCTGTCCTAGGCCTGAAAGAATGTACCAGAGGTTCGGCGGTGTGGTGCCAGAACGTGAAGACGGCGGCCGATTGCGGGGCCCTGCAGCACTGCCTGCAGACTGTGTGGAACAAGCCGACGGTG AAATCCCTTCCCTGCGACATATGTAAAGATGTTATCACTGCAGCTGGCGACATGCTGAAAGACAATGCCACTGAG CAAGAGATCCTCGTGTACTTGGAGAAGACCTGTGACTGGCTGCCTAGTCCGAACCTGTCTGCCTCGTGCAAGGAGGTGGTTGACTCCTACCTTCCAGTCATCCTGGACATGATTAAAGGACAAATG AGCCATCCTGGGGAGGTGTGCTCTGCTCTCAATCTCTGCGAGTCTCTTCAGAAGCACCTGGCAGAACTGAATCACCAGAAACAGCTCGAGTCCAATAAGATCCCGGAGCTGGATGTGGCTGAGGTGGTAGCTCCCTTCATGGCCAACATCCCCCTCCTCCTGTACCCTCAGGATGGCCCCCACAGTGAGCCCCAGCCAAAG GCTGGTGGGGATGTTTGCCAGGACTGTATCCAGATGATCACTGACATCCAGACTGCTGTAAGGACCAACTCCACCTTTGTCGAGGCCTTGGTGGACCATGCCAAGGCACAGTGTGACCTCCTGGGGCCTGGCATGGCCGACATG tGCAAGAACTATATCAACCAGTATTCTGACATTGCTGTCCAGATGATGATGCATATG CAACCCAAGGAGATCTGTGGCCTGGTTGGGTTCTGTGAGCAAGCGAAGGAGATGCCCATGCAGACTCTGATCCCTGCCAAAGTGGTCTCCGAGAACGTCATCCCTGCTTTGGAACTGGTGGAGCCCATTAAG AAGGACAAGATTGAGGAGAAGACAGATGTTTACTGTGAGATGTGCGAGTACGTGGTGAAGGAGGTGGTCAAGCTCATTGACAACAACAGAACTGAG GAAGAAATACTTAACACTTTGGACAAAGTGTGCTTGAAGTTGCCCTCGTCCTTATCCAAGGAGTGCCAGGAGGTGGTGGACACTTATGGCTCCTCCATCCTGTCGATCCTCCTGCAGGAGGCGAGCCCTGAGTTGGTGTGCCGCATGCTCCATCTGTGCTCTTCTCAGGGGCTGCCTGTGCTGCCTG TACGTGTGATTAAGCCAAAAGATGGTGGCTTTTGTGAGGTATGCAAGAAGCTGGTGAACTATTTGGACCACAACCTGGAGAAAAACAGCACAAAGCAGGAGATCCTGGCTGCCCTCGAGAAAGGCTGCAGCTTCCTGCCTGACCCATACCAGAAGCAG TGTGATCAGTTTGTGACTGAGTATGAGCCCGTGCTGATAGAAATCCTGGTGGAGGTGATGGACCCTTCCTTCGTGTGCTTG AAAATTGGAGCCTGCCCCGCTGCCCGTAAGCCCCTTCTGGGAACCGAGAAGTGCGTGTGGGGCCCCAGCTACTGGTGCCAGAACATGGAGGCAGCAACCCAGTGTAAT GCTGTCGAGCATTGCAAACGTCACGTGTGGAACTAG
- the LOC121487487 gene encoding prosaposin isoform X4, with translation MYVLCLLASLLGAALASPVLGLKECTRGSAVWCQNVKTAADCGALQHCLQTVWNKPTVKSLPCDICKDVITAAGDMLKDNATEQEILVYLEKTCDWLPSPNLSASCKEVVDSYLPVILDMIKGQMSHPGEVCSALNLCESLQKHLAELNHQKQLESNKIPELDVAEVVAPFMANIPLLLYPQDGPHSEPQPKAGGDVCQDCIQMITDIQTAVRTNSTFVEALVDHAKAQCDLLGPGMADMCKNYINQYSDIAVQMMMHMQDQQPKEICGLVGFCEQAKEMPMQTLIPAKVVSENVIPALELVEPIKKDKIEEKTDVYCEMCEYVVKEVVKLIDNNRTEEEILNTLDKVCLKLPSSLSKECQEVVDTYGSSILSILLQEASPELVCRMLHLCSSQGLPVLPVRVIKPKDGGFCEVCKKLVNYLDHNLEKNSTKQEILAALEKGCSFLPDPYQKQCDQFVTEYEPVLIEILVEVMDPSFVCLKIGACPAARKPLLGTEKCVWGPSYWCQNMEAATQCNAVEHCKRHVWN, from the exons CTCTAGCCAGCCCTGTCCTAGGCCTGAAAGAATGTACCAGAGGTTCGGCGGTGTGGTGCCAGAACGTGAAGACGGCGGCCGATTGCGGGGCCCTGCAGCACTGCCTGCAGACTGTGTGGAACAAGCCGACGGTG AAATCCCTTCCCTGCGACATATGTAAAGATGTTATCACTGCAGCTGGCGACATGCTGAAAGACAATGCCACTGAG CAAGAGATCCTCGTGTACTTGGAGAAGACCTGTGACTGGCTGCCTAGTCCGAACCTGTCTGCCTCGTGCAAGGAGGTGGTTGACTCCTACCTTCCAGTCATCCTGGACATGATTAAAGGACAAATG AGCCATCCTGGGGAGGTGTGCTCTGCTCTCAATCTCTGCGAGTCTCTTCAGAAGCACCTGGCAGAACTGAATCACCAGAAACAGCTCGAGTCCAATAAGATCCCGGAGCTGGATGTGGCTGAGGTGGTAGCTCCCTTCATGGCCAACATCCCCCTCCTCCTGTACCCTCAGGATGGCCCCCACAGTGAGCCCCAGCCAAAG GCTGGTGGGGATGTTTGCCAGGACTGTATCCAGATGATCACTGACATCCAGACTGCTGTAAGGACCAACTCCACCTTTGTCGAGGCCTTGGTGGACCATGCCAAGGCACAGTGTGACCTCCTGGGGCCTGGCATGGCCGACATG tGCAAGAACTATATCAACCAGTATTCTGACATTGCTGTCCAGATGATGATGCATATG CAGGATCAG CAACCCAAGGAGATCTGTGGCCTGGTTGGGTTCTGTGAGCAAGCGAAGGAGATGCCCATGCAGACTCTGATCCCTGCCAAAGTGGTCTCCGAGAACGTCATCCCTGCTTTGGAACTGGTGGAGCCCATTAAG AAGGACAAGATTGAGGAGAAGACAGATGTTTACTGTGAGATGTGCGAGTACGTGGTGAAGGAGGTGGTCAAGCTCATTGACAACAACAGAACTGAG GAAGAAATACTTAACACTTTGGACAAAGTGTGCTTGAAGTTGCCCTCGTCCTTATCCAAGGAGTGCCAGGAGGTGGTGGACACTTATGGCTCCTCCATCCTGTCGATCCTCCTGCAGGAGGCGAGCCCTGAGTTGGTGTGCCGCATGCTCCATCTGTGCTCTTCTCAGGGGCTGCCTGTGCTGCCTG TACGTGTGATTAAGCCAAAAGATGGTGGCTTTTGTGAGGTATGCAAGAAGCTGGTGAACTATTTGGACCACAACCTGGAGAAAAACAGCACAAAGCAGGAGATCCTGGCTGCCCTCGAGAAAGGCTGCAGCTTCCTGCCTGACCCATACCAGAAGCAG TGTGATCAGTTTGTGACTGAGTATGAGCCCGTGCTGATAGAAATCCTGGTGGAGGTGATGGACCCTTCCTTCGTGTGCTTG AAAATTGGAGCCTGCCCCGCTGCCCGTAAGCCCCTTCTGGGAACCGAGAAGTGCGTGTGGGGCCCCAGCTACTGGTGCCAGAACATGGAGGCAGCAACCCAGTGTAAT GCTGTCGAGCATTGCAAACGTCACGTGTGGAACTAG
- the LOC121487487 gene encoding prosaposin isoform X2 — protein sequence MGEEVGLGTWAGCSASLRGGAVPLTSSGGVGGRRSRPTVSEAKGNEKRDLPALASPVLGLKECTRGSAVWCQNVKTAADCGALQHCLQTVWNKPTVKSLPCDICKDVITAAGDMLKDNATEQEILVYLEKTCDWLPSPNLSASCKEVVDSYLPVILDMIKGQMSHPGEVCSALNLCESLQKHLAELNHQKQLESNKIPELDVAEVVAPFMANIPLLLYPQDGPHSEPQPKAGGDVCQDCIQMITDIQTAVRTNSTFVEALVDHAKAQCDLLGPGMADMCKNYINQYSDIAVQMMMHMDQQPKEICGLVGFCEQAKEMPMQTLIPAKVVSENVIPALELVEPIKKDKIEEKTDVYCEMCEYVVKEVVKLIDNNRTEEEILNTLDKVCLKLPSSLSKECQEVVDTYGSSILSILLQEASPELVCRMLHLCSSQGLPVLPVRVIKPKDGGFCEVCKKLVNYLDHNLEKNSTKQEILAALEKGCSFLPDPYQKQCDQFVTEYEPVLIEILVEVMDPSFVCLKIGACPAARKPLLGTEKCVWGPSYWCQNMEAATQCNAVEHCKRHVWN from the exons CTCTAGCCAGCCCTGTCCTAGGCCTGAAAGAATGTACCAGAGGTTCGGCGGTGTGGTGCCAGAACGTGAAGACGGCGGCCGATTGCGGGGCCCTGCAGCACTGCCTGCAGACTGTGTGGAACAAGCCGACGGTG AAATCCCTTCCCTGCGACATATGTAAAGATGTTATCACTGCAGCTGGCGACATGCTGAAAGACAATGCCACTGAG CAAGAGATCCTCGTGTACTTGGAGAAGACCTGTGACTGGCTGCCTAGTCCGAACCTGTCTGCCTCGTGCAAGGAGGTGGTTGACTCCTACCTTCCAGTCATCCTGGACATGATTAAAGGACAAATG AGCCATCCTGGGGAGGTGTGCTCTGCTCTCAATCTCTGCGAGTCTCTTCAGAAGCACCTGGCAGAACTGAATCACCAGAAACAGCTCGAGTCCAATAAGATCCCGGAGCTGGATGTGGCTGAGGTGGTAGCTCCCTTCATGGCCAACATCCCCCTCCTCCTGTACCCTCAGGATGGCCCCCACAGTGAGCCCCAGCCAAAG GCTGGTGGGGATGTTTGCCAGGACTGTATCCAGATGATCACTGACATCCAGACTGCTGTAAGGACCAACTCCACCTTTGTCGAGGCCTTGGTGGACCATGCCAAGGCACAGTGTGACCTCCTGGGGCCTGGCATGGCCGACATG tGCAAGAACTATATCAACCAGTATTCTGACATTGCTGTCCAGATGATGATGCATATG GATCAG CAACCCAAGGAGATCTGTGGCCTGGTTGGGTTCTGTGAGCAAGCGAAGGAGATGCCCATGCAGACTCTGATCCCTGCCAAAGTGGTCTCCGAGAACGTCATCCCTGCTTTGGAACTGGTGGAGCCCATTAAG AAGGACAAGATTGAGGAGAAGACAGATGTTTACTGTGAGATGTGCGAGTACGTGGTGAAGGAGGTGGTCAAGCTCATTGACAACAACAGAACTGAG GAAGAAATACTTAACACTTTGGACAAAGTGTGCTTGAAGTTGCCCTCGTCCTTATCCAAGGAGTGCCAGGAGGTGGTGGACACTTATGGCTCCTCCATCCTGTCGATCCTCCTGCAGGAGGCGAGCCCTGAGTTGGTGTGCCGCATGCTCCATCTGTGCTCTTCTCAGGGGCTGCCTGTGCTGCCTG TACGTGTGATTAAGCCAAAAGATGGTGGCTTTTGTGAGGTATGCAAGAAGCTGGTGAACTATTTGGACCACAACCTGGAGAAAAACAGCACAAAGCAGGAGATCCTGGCTGCCCTCGAGAAAGGCTGCAGCTTCCTGCCTGACCCATACCAGAAGCAG TGTGATCAGTTTGTGACTGAGTATGAGCCCGTGCTGATAGAAATCCTGGTGGAGGTGATGGACCCTTCCTTCGTGTGCTTG AAAATTGGAGCCTGCCCCGCTGCCCGTAAGCCCCTTCTGGGAACCGAGAAGTGCGTGTGGGGCCCCAGCTACTGGTGCCAGAACATGGAGGCAGCAACCCAGTGTAAT GCTGTCGAGCATTGCAAACGTCACGTGTGGAACTAG
- the LOC121487487 gene encoding prosaposin isoform X1: MGEEVGLGTWAGCSASLRGGAVPLTSSGGVGGRRSRPTVSEAKGNEKRDLPALASPVLGLKECTRGSAVWCQNVKTAADCGALQHCLQTVWNKPTVKSLPCDICKDVITAAGDMLKDNATEQEILVYLEKTCDWLPSPNLSASCKEVVDSYLPVILDMIKGQMSHPGEVCSALNLCESLQKHLAELNHQKQLESNKIPELDVAEVVAPFMANIPLLLYPQDGPHSEPQPKAGGDVCQDCIQMITDIQTAVRTNSTFVEALVDHAKAQCDLLGPGMADMCKNYINQYSDIAVQMMMHMQDQQPKEICGLVGFCEQAKEMPMQTLIPAKVVSENVIPALELVEPIKKDKIEEKTDVYCEMCEYVVKEVVKLIDNNRTEEEILNTLDKVCLKLPSSLSKECQEVVDTYGSSILSILLQEASPELVCRMLHLCSSQGLPVLPVRVIKPKDGGFCEVCKKLVNYLDHNLEKNSTKQEILAALEKGCSFLPDPYQKQCDQFVTEYEPVLIEILVEVMDPSFVCLKIGACPAARKPLLGTEKCVWGPSYWCQNMEAATQCNAVEHCKRHVWN, encoded by the exons CTCTAGCCAGCCCTGTCCTAGGCCTGAAAGAATGTACCAGAGGTTCGGCGGTGTGGTGCCAGAACGTGAAGACGGCGGCCGATTGCGGGGCCCTGCAGCACTGCCTGCAGACTGTGTGGAACAAGCCGACGGTG AAATCCCTTCCCTGCGACATATGTAAAGATGTTATCACTGCAGCTGGCGACATGCTGAAAGACAATGCCACTGAG CAAGAGATCCTCGTGTACTTGGAGAAGACCTGTGACTGGCTGCCTAGTCCGAACCTGTCTGCCTCGTGCAAGGAGGTGGTTGACTCCTACCTTCCAGTCATCCTGGACATGATTAAAGGACAAATG AGCCATCCTGGGGAGGTGTGCTCTGCTCTCAATCTCTGCGAGTCTCTTCAGAAGCACCTGGCAGAACTGAATCACCAGAAACAGCTCGAGTCCAATAAGATCCCGGAGCTGGATGTGGCTGAGGTGGTAGCTCCCTTCATGGCCAACATCCCCCTCCTCCTGTACCCTCAGGATGGCCCCCACAGTGAGCCCCAGCCAAAG GCTGGTGGGGATGTTTGCCAGGACTGTATCCAGATGATCACTGACATCCAGACTGCTGTAAGGACCAACTCCACCTTTGTCGAGGCCTTGGTGGACCATGCCAAGGCACAGTGTGACCTCCTGGGGCCTGGCATGGCCGACATG tGCAAGAACTATATCAACCAGTATTCTGACATTGCTGTCCAGATGATGATGCATATG CAGGATCAG CAACCCAAGGAGATCTGTGGCCTGGTTGGGTTCTGTGAGCAAGCGAAGGAGATGCCCATGCAGACTCTGATCCCTGCCAAAGTGGTCTCCGAGAACGTCATCCCTGCTTTGGAACTGGTGGAGCCCATTAAG AAGGACAAGATTGAGGAGAAGACAGATGTTTACTGTGAGATGTGCGAGTACGTGGTGAAGGAGGTGGTCAAGCTCATTGACAACAACAGAACTGAG GAAGAAATACTTAACACTTTGGACAAAGTGTGCTTGAAGTTGCCCTCGTCCTTATCCAAGGAGTGCCAGGAGGTGGTGGACACTTATGGCTCCTCCATCCTGTCGATCCTCCTGCAGGAGGCGAGCCCTGAGTTGGTGTGCCGCATGCTCCATCTGTGCTCTTCTCAGGGGCTGCCTGTGCTGCCTG TACGTGTGATTAAGCCAAAAGATGGTGGCTTTTGTGAGGTATGCAAGAAGCTGGTGAACTATTTGGACCACAACCTGGAGAAAAACAGCACAAAGCAGGAGATCCTGGCTGCCCTCGAGAAAGGCTGCAGCTTCCTGCCTGACCCATACCAGAAGCAG TGTGATCAGTTTGTGACTGAGTATGAGCCCGTGCTGATAGAAATCCTGGTGGAGGTGATGGACCCTTCCTTCGTGTGCTTG AAAATTGGAGCCTGCCCCGCTGCCCGTAAGCCCCTTCTGGGAACCGAGAAGTGCGTGTGGGGCCCCAGCTACTGGTGCCAGAACATGGAGGCAGCAACCCAGTGTAAT GCTGTCGAGCATTGCAAACGTCACGTGTGGAACTAG